DNA sequence from the Juglans microcarpa x Juglans regia isolate MS1-56 chromosome 5S, Jm3101_v1.0, whole genome shotgun sequence genome:
TGAGGTTACATTTGAATGAAGATTTCCATccacttctctttcttttgcttAATGGTGTACTGAGAGTGGCTTATTAACTGGCAGGAGGCTAGCTGCTCATACTGCTCAGCAGAAgcaagaaaaggaagaggaagaagagaagctAATGTTGCAGAAAGCCAGAGAACTTGATGCATTTGATCAGCAAAACCATGGTGCAGTGCCACAGTACAATGATAGAAACCACAGCCAAGACAAGAATGGTTTCCATGGGGCAAATAGTGTGAAGGTCACTTCTTATGAGGAAGAGGCTCTTCGGACAATGAAGGCATTTTGGCTACCTTCTGCCACGCCTGAAGCTCCTGTTAAAGTAGAAGCCCCCTCCATTAGTACAGTCTGTCCACAAGGCAATGAGAAACTCAAGCTGAAGACTCTCTTCCCTATCTACTTCACTGAAGACACTAGTGACCAGAAGAAATCCAAGTTTCTCGATAAGACCCATATCTGCCCTAGCTGCAAGGTTACTTTGACCAATACCTTGTCACTTGTGGCCCTTAGCTCGTGCGGGCATGTCTTCTGCAAGAAGTGTGCTGACAAGTTTATGGTGGTTGATAAGGTTTGTCTGGTCTGCAACAAAGCATGTAAAGAGAGGAATTTGGTGAACTTGGAGAAAGGTGGGACAGGCTTTGCTGGCCATGGGGATCACCTTGAAGCCACAGCCTTTAAGCACTTGGGGAGTGGTTCGGGATTGGGTTTGACGAGACCTGCGACGAAAACTTGAACTGCTGGATTTCTTTCGACAAACTGTACACACAACTACCCTCGTCCCAAAAGAGCAAAACGTGCAGCAAGTTGCTTCTGTTTTGATTTTGGATTGGCCGACATTACCCTTAATGCTTGATCTGTTATTGGGGTTTTTATTCTGAGATTGGGGATTACTAATGCATCcttaaccctctctctctctctctcatctttaaACCTTAGTAATTTTATGCAGTTTGTTCAACCCCAAACGAATTCTTTGGTTCTTGGACATATATTAGTTGTAGTGATCTTATGACAAAGCATCAAAAGGATTTTCTCCTCTTACGATTATTACTCTCTTAAACTGGTTTCAGTTATCTGCATCGGGGTGTAGATTTGGACGTGGATATTGGAATCCggatatgtattttttttgtaaaaaaaggatttttaaagttgaaataataaaaaacaaaaatagaaacaaaaatttaaaagaaaaggtcACCGTCACCCCCGAGGGGGAATCAATCCATTGGTTAGTTTGCTGTACAGGTGTGTGATAAGCGAAGATTATAGGCTGAGATGTTTGTTATAAAGCTAGTGGCTGCGTCTACAGTCTAGTGTGCAAGGGTGAGAGTAGGTCCAGTTTTGAGTTGGCTCATGTATTTGCCTTGTAATTCTTGGCACTTGCTTGCAACCCAATATATAACTCAGGCAACAAAacgtattaattatttttctaaaaagggTAATGTTAAGAGACATTACAGATTCATATGAACTGTATAAACTTCTGCAGAAAAATTTATGGTATCTTTTAACCTTTCCCTTTGTGAAATGATATACTATTACTTGGAATGTGACCACTCAGGCCGAAACAAAAAGGTCAGCCCCTCTCTCCCTAAAACACAAGCCGCTTGAACTCCACCAACGGCCCAGCATAGGGGGAAGAGCATCAGCTCCACTCCGCCGCGCCCATCTCTCTCTATTATGCTCGGTtatctttttcttggaaaatgatagaACTATCGAGAGTTGGGTCCCGATATCGGTCCtaacagttttattttttattacttagtaattaaggatgcatttttttttaatgatattatgatttttttttaaaaatgttttaaggatataagaaaaatctatgaaaaaaaaggagaatttGGCTTCTCGGGATCCATCCTTCGATTACACCCTTTCGGCCTAcaccattttcctttcctttctttaagctttcctctctccctcttttcaTTGGTTTTGCTCTCCATTTTTTCCATATGTCGAATGCTAAATCTATTTTCATCCACCTGTCACCAACACGCACACACCACATCATTGGAATCGTGCCACTCTAATATTCAAAAGCCATGTCTTCATCCCCATTTGATCCAACGTGTAAGCGTCACGCACTATCTCGAAAGAGAATTTGTCACGAAAGAGAATTTgggatgagaaaaaaatccgtctcaaaaaatattttttcggACGAAATTTTCCATACCCGTTCGAAGTTTGTTCAAATGGTAAAAAATGTCAGGACGAAGTCATTTTGTCCCTAACAAGAATTTGAATAGCCAACTTTCATTCCAACATAGAATATTGTTCGAACTGTTACGATGTGAGGCTAGTATTTGAACTTTGTCACGTTCGAATGGGTTGAGAAATGTTCGAAGGGGATGCGATGTAGTTCGAATATTGAAAGCATGACCATTCGAATAAGATTGACGTTAGTTCGAATGCTGAGATTGTAAATTGTTTGAATGTGTGCAGTTACGGTTCAAATAATAACTAGAATTGTTTGAAGATGAAAGCTCCTAATTCGAATGACGCTTGAATATGGGAAATAATCGTTCCAACGATGTGACTGTAAATGGTTTGGACGTACAACCTTTTCGTTCAAACAAAATTGGGTAACACTAATGCAGTTTGAATAGGAGTGATTAGCATTCGAATGCTTTGTTATACCTATTTGGATGAGCATAAGATGGACTTGATCCTTTCGAATATTGAACCATATGTGGTTCGAACAATTTTTGTTATGgttcaaatttaattttggtaaaaatatttacgttcgaatagAAGTGGGTTCATCCGAATGAAAAAGGTTAAGTGTTTGAATGAGATTACGACTTGTAGTTAGAACTAATATCGTAACTGTTTGAACATCCTGTGTTAATGTTATACCATTCAAATAGCGATTAGGCCATTCCAAACATAAAATGTCGTACGtgttaaaacaaatgaagttcCTTTCCAACAATAGGCAGTAAAGTGAAATTCAAACAGGATATATAATCCAACAATTgttcatgaaaattttatgataCTACAATAAAACTCTAAGTTAGGGTCAtggtacaaaatattaaaaaaaactacaaaatgcTTGAAATGGAACTGGAGGCATAAAATGCTGGAACATTGTCATCTGCATCTCTTGAAGCATTTTTTTGTGCTAAATATGCAATCGCATCTCCATGGTGGATCTTCAAACTTTATCTACTTATTTTGTTGACAAGACTCCTACAATAAGAAGCAAAATTAGATTGGCAATataacaaataagaaaaatgaatggaattaatataataaaataatgcattACCTGGTATAATAGCTCCTCAGTATTGGTGCGGAGAAAGTTGTATTCCGTATGATAGGATTTTACTTATTCTTAAATGATGTTTCAATTTCCACCtgagtaatttgaaaaatagatcTAAACATTCATATGCCAAAATTGTTAGGCCATCACTTCTCGAATTTTAGATACTGTCCACTCAGTGTTATTGCATTTTTTGAGATCCAAGAGACTGTATagtcaaataataataagaatgagATATTTCTTTAAGATCATCCTCTGGTACAACTTGTGTAAGACAGGAAGGCGGTATAGACTTATTATTAGTTGCCTTGTAATCTTGTAAGACGGATAATAATAAGTTTATACAAACTTCCAGTCTTGTAGAGGTCAAATGGGTAATGATATTGAGAAATGCTTGACTTTCATGGTTACTTGACTTGTCAAGGTCGGAGAGATTGTGCAGTGCATTAACAATAAAAGCCTGATCGCTTCTTCAAGataattctatatttattctctACAAGACCAAAACCTGTATAGACTTATTATCAACCGTCTTGTAAGCTTGTAAGACAAATGATAATAAGTTTATTCAAGCTTCTTGTCTTACAGAAAA
Encoded proteins:
- the LOC121267888 gene encoding E3 ubiquitin-protein ligase CSU1, with the protein product MPQRHSKNNNDLAFFTYDEKRKLGYGTQRERLGKDSIKPFDACSLCIKPLIDPLCCLKGHVFCKECILECLLAQKKDIQRRLAAHTAQQKQEKEEEEEKLMLQKARELDAFDQQNHGAVPQYNDRNHSQDKNGFHGANSVKVTSYEEEALRTMKAFWLPSATPEAPVKVEAPSISTVCPQGNEKLKLKTLFPIYFTEDTSDQKKSKFLDKTHICPSCKVTLTNTLSLVALSSCGHVFCKKCADKFMVVDKVCLVCNKACKERNLVNLEKGGTGFAGHGDHLEATAFKHLGSGSGLGLTRPATKT